A region from the Brachyspira hampsonii genome encodes:
- a CDS encoding ATP-binding cassette domain-containing protein has protein sequence MINKINDYIFRLENINLSYNDLIIFKNFNIDFHLDKINIILGSSGSGKTSLLNIIASKINKDDKAFVYQEPRLLNFLTSYKNIEYVLKDKIKNKNEMDKKIKNALEITGLINNINSKPNELSGGMKQRLSLARALAYDSNFIFMDEPLQGQDIKRKKELIDIIKNIQSKTNKTFFYVTHDVYEAVMLGDYVYILSNKNNSTQLIFETYIKNNTIENHQAKLTDILINN, from the coding sequence ATGATAAATAAAATAAATGATTATATATTCAGATTAGAAAATATAAATCTCTCCTATAATGACTTGATAATATTTAAAAATTTTAATATAGATTTTCATTTAGATAAAATAAATATAATATTAGGTTCTTCCGGTTCAGGTAAAACATCATTGCTTAATATAATAGCATCAAAAATAAACAAAGATGATAAAGCATTTGTATATCAGGAACCTAGACTGTTAAATTTCTTAACTTCATATAAAAATATAGAATATGTTTTAAAAGATAAAATTAAAAATAAAAATGAAATGGATAAAAAAATAAAGAATGCATTAGAAATTACAGGACTGATAAATAATATAAATTCAAAACCTAATGAGCTTAGCGGAGGAATGAAGCAGCGATTATCTCTAGCAAGAGCTTTAGCTTATGATTCAAACTTTATATTTATGGATGAGCCATTACAAGGACAGGATATAAAAAGAAAAAAAGAACTTATTGATATAATAAAAAATATACAATCAAAAACAAATAAAACTTTTTTCTATGTTACCCATGATGTTTATGAAGCAGTTATGCTTGGAGATTATGTATATATATTATCTAATAAAAATAACAGCACCCAATTAATATTTGAAACATATATTAAAAATAACACAATAGAAAATCACCAAGCAAAACTTACTGATATATTAATAAATAATTAA
- a CDS encoding cupin domain-containing protein: MENYIKNIDYKKIVNLKDLIAIKDISMLSLVDRKSLVMSIISADKDKEIPTHTSTGDVLVTVIDGKAQITVDGTSFETSAGESILIPANTSHSLKAIESFKILVIQVKPE, translated from the coding sequence ATGGAAAATTATATTAAGAATATAGATTATAAAAAAATAGTTAACTTAAAAGATTTAATAGCAATTAAAGATATATCTATGCTTTCATTAGTTGATAGAAAAAGTTTAGTTATGTCAATAATATCAGCAGATAAAGATAAAGAAATACCTACGCATACAAGTACAGGAGATGTTCTAGTTACAGTGATTGACGGAAAGGCACAAATAACGGTTGACGGCACTTCATTTGAAACATCAGCAGGAGAATCTATTTTAATTCCTGCAAATACATCTCATTCATTAAAAGCTATAGAGTCATTCAAAATATTAGTCATACAAGTGAAACCAGAGTAA
- a CDS encoding YbaB/EbfC family nucleoid-associated protein gives MSENSIKYSSAGNLVCLTMNKSYNITSFTIDESLLAKDQKELLEEMISSSINEAVLKVNELRKKLEEEDSDNTSEQVKQQPNLFNMNFKDMNQMFNDISKMTSVEYKDGKINISLDSITPDMISKMNDMMNNINNKNNDDDNNNKE, from the coding sequence ATGAGTGAAAACAGCATAAAATATAGTTCTGCAGGAAATTTGGTATGTTTAACTATGAATAAATCATATAATATAACTAGTTTTACTATAGATGAAAGTCTTTTAGCAAAAGATCAGAAAGAATTATTAGAAGAAATGATAAGTTCAAGCATTAATGAAGCTGTTTTAAAAGTAAATGAATTAAGAAAAAAATTAGAGGAAGAAGATTCTGATAATACTTCAGAGCAGGTTAAGCAGCAGCCTAATTTGTTTAATATGAATTTTAAAGATATGAATCAGATGTTTAATGATATAAGTAAAATGACTTCTGTAGAATATAAGGATGGCAAAATAAATATTTCTTTAGATTCTATAACTCCTGACATGATATCAAAGATGAATGATATGATGAATAACATTAATAATAAAAATAATGACGATGACAATAATAATAAGGAATAA
- a CDS encoding CTP synthase encodes MNTKYIFVTGGVVSGLGKGITASSLGRLLKARGLSVTIQKFDPYINVDPGTMSPFQHGEVFVTDDGAETDLDIGHYERFIDENLNKFSNVTTGKIYQHVINMEREGKYLGETVQVIPHITNEIKRRIYRENDTKKTDIVITEIGGTIGDIESLPYIEAIRQVKTELGQDNVLYIHVTLIPFISSSEEIKTKPTQHSVKELMQSGIIPDILVCRTSKHLQESHKSKIALFCNLPKENVFENFDEPNIYNVPLMLESQGLSDVVCKHFKLQTAKIDLTDWTDLIIRQKNISITNERVRIAIVGKYISMKDAYISLIEALNHGGIYNDINVDIEWISAEELENKYDISEYFKGIHGLIIPGGFGERGIEGKIQAIKYARENKIPYFGICLGMQLMSVEFARNVLKLEDANTIEVNENTKNPIITLMEEQKKSILKGGTMRLGAFDCDVKDGSLAHKLYNKTSISERHRHRYEFNNEYIDVMEKSGFIVTGRMKNADLVEIAEVKDHPFMIGVQFHPELKSRITNPHPLFVGFIEAAKRLKV; translated from the coding sequence ATGAATACTAAATACATATTTGTAACAGGCGGAGTTGTATCTGGTTTGGGAAAAGGAATAACTGCATCTTCATTAGGAAGACTTCTTAAGGCTAGGGGATTAAGTGTTACTATACAGAAATTTGATCCTTATATAAATGTGGATCCTGGAACTATGAGTCCATTTCAGCATGGAGAAGTTTTTGTTACTGATGATGGGGCAGAAACTGATTTGGATATTGGGCATTATGAGAGATTTATAGATGAAAATTTAAATAAATTTAGTAATGTTACAACAGGAAAAATTTATCAGCATGTTATAAATATGGAGAGAGAGGGTAAATATTTAGGTGAAACTGTTCAGGTTATACCTCATATTACTAATGAAATAAAGAGAAGAATATACAGAGAAAATGATACAAAAAAGACTGATATAGTAATAACAGAGATAGGCGGAACTATAGGCGATATAGAGTCTTTGCCTTATATTGAAGCTATAAGACAGGTAAAAACAGAATTAGGGCAGGATAATGTTTTATATATACATGTAACATTGATACCTTTTATCAGCTCATCTGAAGAAATAAAGACAAAACCTACTCAGCATAGTGTAAAAGAGCTTATGCAAAGCGGTATAATACCGGATATTCTAGTATGCAGAACAAGTAAGCATTTACAGGAATCGCATAAATCAAAAATAGCATTATTCTGCAATCTTCCTAAGGAAAATGTATTTGAAAACTTTGATGAGCCTAATATTTATAATGTACCTTTAATGCTTGAATCGCAGGGACTTTCAGATGTGGTATGTAAGCATTTTAAATTGCAGACTGCAAAAATAGATTTAACAGATTGGACAGATTTAATAATAAGGCAGAAAAATATTTCTATAACAAATGAAAGAGTAAGAATCGCTATAGTTGGAAAATATATATCTATGAAAGATGCTTATATATCTTTAATAGAGGCTTTGAATCATGGCGGCATATATAATGATATTAATGTTGATATAGAATGGATTTCAGCTGAAGAATTAGAAAATAAATATGATATATCCGAATATTTTAAAGGCATTCATGGACTTATAATACCGGGCGGATTTGGAGAGAGAGGAATAGAGGGAAAAATACAGGCTATAAAGTATGCAAGAGAAAACAAGATTCCTTATTTTGGTATATGTTTGGGTATGCAGCTTATGAGTGTTGAATTTGCAAGAAATGTACTAAAATTGGAAGATGCCAATACAATAGAAGTGAATGAAAATACTAAAAATCCTATAATTACACTTATGGAAGAACAGAAAAAAAGCATATTAAAAGGCGGTACTATGAGATTGGGTGCTTTTGACTGCGATGTAAAAGATGGAAGTTTGGCACATAAACTGTATAATAAAACTTCTATTAGTGAAAGGCACAGACATAGATATGAATTTAACAATGAATATATAGATGTAATGGAAAAATCAGGATTTATTGTAACAGGCCGTATGAAAAATGCTGATTTGGTCGAGATTGCCGAAGTTAAAGATCATCCTTTTATGATAGGAGTTCAGTTTCACCCTGAATTAAAATCAAGAATTACTAATCCGCATCCTTTATTTGTAGGATTTATAGAGGCTGCTAAAAGATTAAAAGTATGA
- the recR gene encoding recombination mediator RecR has product MNNIQSLDKLTQIIARLPGIGTRTAMRLALYLFDCDDEYLKEFSEVLSSLHENIKLCNVCYSLSDNDICGICSNDKREHNKICIVESYPDMLAIEKTEEYNGVYHILGGLISPLKGIGISDIRIRELIERVNKNSVEEIMIAFSASLEADTTASYIYKTLKDNNFNGRITRITYGISLASDIENADSRSLARSILDRVDMN; this is encoded by the coding sequence TTGAATAATATACAATCCTTAGATAAACTTACACAGATAATAGCAAGACTTCCTGGAATAGGTACAAGAACAGCTATGAGACTTGCTTTATATTTATTTGACTGCGATGATGAGTATTTAAAAGAATTTTCTGAGGTTCTTTCTTCTTTGCATGAAAATATTAAGTTATGCAATGTATGCTATAGTTTGAGTGATAATGATATTTGCGGTATATGCAGTAATGATAAAAGAGAGCATAATAAAATATGTATTGTAGAGTCATATCCTGATATGCTTGCTATAGAAAAAACAGAAGAATATAATGGAGTTTATCATATATTAGGAGGGCTTATATCTCCGCTTAAAGGCATTGGTATAAGCGATATAAGGATAAGAGAACTTATAGAAAGAGTTAATAAAAATAGTGTAGAAGAAATAATGATAGCATTCAGTGCATCTTTAGAAGCTGATACAACTGCATCGTATATTTATAAAACATTAAAAGATAATAATTTTAACGGCAGGATAACTCGTATTACTTATGGAATATCTTTGGCAAGCGATATAGAAAATGCTGATTCCAGATCTTTAGCCAGAAGTATTTTAGACAGAGTAGATATGAATTAA
- a CDS encoding tetratricopeptide repeat protein has product MKKYNINNKPFYLPENLNEFEENSSNIIIISYKKGRYKTSETLLNDDNELIETLKNNICLFKNSAFIHLCKYKYQIIEQVYNIKLEHLQKSFIIKNDIKSIRTTLHKQFYKDLLNHYKRDEKEILYSYHHFIILEEICRLEEEVKTKEEIKKMIFDTEALSKKEKEYLNIGIERYNAKDFKNALNYFNNCLELNKENIEAYKYIAKSYYELKEYNKALENFYKYIESNTDDCEIYNLIGICFYHKNDYNQSIEYFNKCIELNNDNCSYYYNRAAAKFENKEFESSIDDYYKCLELNTKDSKKIYFYIAKSNYELNQYEEFTKNLNKAIELNFDNEELNFYKGFLNYKEGNFNEAKEYFNKSIKIKYNTEKCYLYIGIINYKENNFQEALKYLNDFIQLNSNNFEAYFYRLKTNYKLNNYGEFRDDLHIVIENYNSDELNFYKGFLNYKEGNFNEAKEYFNKSIESKYNNDECYLYIGIINYKENNFKEALKYLNDSIKLNRDNDQAYYFRGSYYYELYKKDEADKKADDINALNALEDFDEALKINPQLGNAYAKRSEIKLHIGIENNDEKMKDEAKEDIFNALRYKTNLAEIISVFIELYYNDFKENKKNKDSFNYLYNLLQYSIKFKQIHKTIIDIVSYCLIFKTGHEKDLILLIKDIEDFNYDIAVYYFMMKDYEKSYERFKKCLNSEYYKLDEIYYNISVCLYCLNEYKDSIEYLAKALELNCDNYKYKNTMMIVLYRSINYSPLEKDYIIEYADKYCNFDDNNYLYYFAYILRLYFDLKVGKISSIEELIKIFHQNKKIYSFVLAYFNNTYDTSKFTSTIHIIYNEYIYINAYINEDDEPSIEDLYFYERAIELRKSNNISYNDLSLNRAKILFDLREYEKSLEELKRLQDTYNWAFDYYSALYSFINNDYETSEDNSDMYHYYLQEVLSKKDEIKFYFNNSSFSYTLEKDIHYISSFYNKYGMLDKTLEFYKNIIECFNQNKDTYNFLYIFIAVIQLSLYEYTDDYEYIKEAAANIEYYQKNSNHAQYNNFFKNICLYDYSIYKLIGENNLKNSDYEKALNYFIISRYICLENNRFDTFAYNITFNIAVCLCKLEKFDEGIGYLEEYIDKKREYYFYDNLDINEELCKLYIIKYKYKKYLKYKNDYIKNDIFDSIKKYGNRFDYLLKYFESKFKKHDKDIYYRNYLHSIFNSVIEEREKINDDVNDYILYDIYDEIMNDNNDLYNAEKLNILSDMAYSLYKINNDENYKEDSLKYFKQILDSNNIRSFKLTASDIQMEYCFNIINEKFNSKLYNEVINFISSINNIFYIDEDKKNILNSFILKSYYELGDYDKIIKMNNNNAYLYLSYIKLENLTEAYKISRDIDKEAFNDEYFIEKLKDIYKRGPYEQKSRVEKFCGKINIEL; this is encoded by the coding sequence ATGAAAAAATATAATATTAATAATAAACCATTTTATTTGCCTGAAAACCTAAATGAGTTTGAAGAAAATTCAAGCAATATTATAATAATATCTTATAAAAAAGGCAGATATAAAACATCTGAAACATTATTAAATGATGATAATGAATTAATTGAAACATTAAAAAATAATATATGTTTATTCAAAAATTCTGCTTTTATACATCTATGTAAATACAAATATCAAATTATAGAACAAGTATATAATATAAAATTAGAACATTTACAAAAAAGTTTTATAATAAAAAATGATATAAAATCTATAAGAACCACATTGCATAAACAATTTTATAAAGATTTATTAAATCATTATAAAAGAGATGAAAAAGAAATATTATATTCATATCATCATTTTATAATACTTGAAGAAATATGCAGATTAGAAGAAGAAGTAAAAACTAAAGAAGAAATAAAAAAAATGATATTTGATACTGAAGCATTATCAAAAAAAGAAAAAGAATATTTAAATATAGGTATTGAAAGATATAATGCTAAAGATTTCAAAAATGCTTTGAATTATTTTAATAACTGTTTAGAATTAAATAAAGAAAATATTGAAGCATACAAATATATTGCTAAATCATATTATGAATTAAAAGAATATAATAAGGCATTAGAAAATTTTTATAAATATATAGAATCAAACACTGATGACTGCGAAATATATAATCTAATTGGTATATGTTTTTACCATAAAAATGATTATAATCAATCAATAGAATATTTTAATAAATGTATAGAATTAAATAATGATAATTGTTCATACTACTATAACAGAGCTGCAGCAAAATTTGAAAATAAGGAATTTGAAAGCTCTATAGATGATTATTATAAATGTTTAGAACTTAATACTAAAGATTCTAAAAAAATATATTTTTACATAGCAAAATCAAATTATGAATTAAATCAATATGAAGAATTTACTAAAAATCTCAATAAAGCTATAGAATTAAATTTTGATAATGAAGAATTAAATTTCTATAAAGGATTTTTAAATTATAAAGAAGGCAATTTTAATGAAGCTAAAGAATATTTTAATAAATCTATAAAAATTAAATATAATACTGAAAAATGTTATTTATATATAGGTATTATAAATTATAAAGAAAATAATTTTCAAGAAGCTTTAAAATATTTAAATGATTTTATACAGCTAAACAGTAATAATTTTGAGGCTTATTTTTACAGACTTAAAACAAATTATAAACTAAACAATTATGGAGAGTTTAGAGATGATTTACATATAGTTATTGAAAATTACAATTCAGATGAATTAAATTTCTATAAAGGATTTTTAAATTATAAAGAAGGCAATTTCAATGAAGCTAAAGAATATTTTAATAAATCCATAGAATCAAAATATAATAATGACGAATGCTATTTATATATAGGCATTATAAATTATAAAGAAAATAATTTTAAAGAAGCTTTAAAATATTTAAATGATTCTATAAAATTAAACAGAGATAATGACCAAGCATATTATTTTAGAGGCTCTTACTATTATGAATTATATAAAAAAGATGAAGCAGATAAAAAAGCAGATGATATAAATGCTTTAAACGCTTTGGAAGATTTTGACGAAGCTTTAAAAATTAATCCTCAATTAGGAAATGCTTATGCTAAAAGGTCTGAAATAAAATTACATATTGGCATTGAAAATAACGATGAAAAAATGAAAGATGAAGCAAAAGAAGATATATTTAATGCTTTGAGATATAAAACAAATTTAGCTGAAATAATTAGTGTTTTTATAGAGCTTTATTATAATGATTTTAAAGAAAATAAAAAAAATAAAGATAGTTTTAATTATTTATATAACTTACTTCAATATTCAATTAAATTCAAACAAATACATAAAACTATAATAGATATAGTATCATATTGCCTTATTTTTAAAACAGGACATGAAAAAGATTTAATACTACTTATTAAAGATATAGAAGATTTTAATTATGATATTGCTGTATATTATTTTATGATGAAAGATTACGAAAAGTCTTATGAGCGTTTCAAAAAATGCTTAAACTCAGAATATTATAAATTAGATGAAATCTATTATAATATATCAGTTTGTTTATACTGCTTAAATGAGTACAAAGATTCTATTGAATATTTGGCAAAGGCTTTGGAATTAAATTGTGATAATTATAAATATAAAAATACTATGATGATAGTTTTATATAGAAGTATTAACTATTCTCCTTTAGAAAAAGATTATATAATTGAATATGCTGATAAATACTGCAATTTTGATGATAATAATTATTTATATTATTTTGCCTATATATTAAGATTATATTTTGATTTAAAAGTAGGAAAAATATCATCAATAGAAGAATTAATTAAAATATTTCATCAAAACAAAAAAATATATTCATTTGTATTAGCATATTTTAACAATACATATGATACATCCAAATTTACTAGTACTATTCATATAATATATAATGAATACATATATATTAATGCCTATATTAATGAAGATGATGAACCATCTATTGAAGACTTGTATTTTTATGAAAGAGCTATTGAATTAAGAAAATCAAATAATATATCATATAATGATTTAAGTTTGAATAGAGCTAAAATACTTTTTGATTTGAGAGAATATGAAAAATCTTTAGAAGAATTAAAAAGATTACAAGACACATATAATTGGGCTTTTGATTATTATTCAGCTTTATATAGCTTTATTAATAATGATTATGAAACTTCAGAAGATAATTCAGATATGTATCATTATTACTTGCAAGAAGTATTATCTAAAAAAGATGAAATAAAATTTTATTTTAATAATTCCTCATTTAGCTATACACTGGAAAAAGATATACATTATATATCTTCTTTCTATAATAAATATGGTATGCTTGATAAGACATTAGAATTTTATAAAAATATAATTGAATGTTTTAATCAGAATAAAGATACTTATAATTTTTTATATATTTTTATAGCAGTAATTCAGCTGTCTTTATATGAGTATACAGATGATTATGAATATATAAAAGAAGCAGCAGCAAATATTGAATATTATCAAAAAAATTCTAACCACGCACAATACAATAATTTTTTTAAAAACATTTGTTTATATGATTATAGTATTTATAAATTAATCGGAGAAAACAATTTAAAAAACTCAGACTATGAAAAGGCATTAAATTATTTTATTATATCAAGATATATTTGTTTAGAAAATAATCGTTTTGATACTTTTGCTTATAATATAACATTTAATATTGCTGTATGTTTATGCAAACTAGAAAAATTTGATGAAGGAATTGGATATTTAGAAGAATATATTGATAAGAAAAGAGAATATTATTTTTATGATAATCTTGATATAAATGAGGAATTATGCAAGCTCTATATAATTAAGTATAAATATAAAAAATATTTAAAATATAAAAATGATTATATAAAAAATGATATATTTGATAGTATTAAGAAATATGGAAATAGGTTTGATTATTTATTAAAGTATTTTGAATCAAAATTTAAAAAGCATGATAAAGACATATATTATCGTAATTACCTACACTCAATATTTAATTCCGTTATAGAAGAGAGAGAAAAAATTAATGATGATGTAAATGATTATATTTTATATGATATATATGATGAGATTATGAATGATAATAATGATTTATATAATGCTGAAAAACTCAATATATTATCAGATATGGCATATAGTTTATATAAAATAAATAATGATGAAAATTATAAAGAAGATTCATTAAAATATTTTAAACAAATATTAGATTCAAATAATATAAGATCTTTTAAATTAACAGCATCCGATATTCAAATGGAATATTGTTTTAATATCATAAATGAAAAATTTAATTCTAAATTGTATAATGAAGTAATTAATTTTATTTCATCTATCAATAATATCTTTTATATAGATGAAGATAAAAAGAATATTCTTAATTCATTTATATTAAAATCCTATTATGAGCTTGGAGACTATGATAAAATTATAAAAATGAATAATAATAATGCTTATTTATATTTATCATACATCAAACTTGAAAACCTCACTGAAGCATACAAAATTTCAAGAGATATTGATAAAGAAGCATTTAATGATGAATATTTTATAGAAAAATTAAAAGATATTTATAAAAGAGGACCATACGAACAAAAAAGCAGAGTAGAAAAATTCTGCGGCAAGATAAATATAGAGCTTTAA
- a CDS encoding ABC transporter permease: protein MKNKKLIYLILGVIIFISFWYFTALKINSEIVFPNIPNILKKLIEIISEKSFYKDLLSSLLRVLITFSLSFLSAFIIGISAGIFMPIRYTLIPIINFIRTIPTIPLILVAIIWFNNNTVPIFVSMLIIFPIMYDSITNGIMNVDKKLIEMSISYNVSLRTQIIDLYIPYIKPYIFTGISQSMGITWKSILAAEILALPVFGIGTKLYESHLYLDSVSLFAYCLIAIIFNAVFEIIIRINHDK, encoded by the coding sequence ATGAAAAATAAAAAACTTATATATTTAATATTAGGTGTTATTATATTCATAAGTTTTTGGTATTTTACTGCTTTAAAAATAAATTCAGAAATAGTTTTTCCCAATATACCAAATATATTAAAAAAATTAATAGAAATAATATCTGAAAAATCATTCTACAAAGATTTATTATCAAGTTTATTAAGAGTATTAATCACATTTTCATTATCTTTTTTATCAGCATTCATAATAGGAATATCAGCAGGAATATTTATGCCTATTAGATATACATTAATACCAATTATCAATTTCATAAGAACAATACCTACTATACCGTTAATCTTAGTCGCTATAATATGGTTTAATAATAATACTGTCCCTATATTTGTTTCTATGCTTATTATTTTTCCAATAATGTACGATTCTATAACTAATGGAATAATGAATGTAGATAAAAAATTAATAGAAATGTCAATATCATATAATGTATCTTTAAGAACTCAGATAATAGACCTTTATATACCGTATATAAAACCATATATATTTACAGGAATATCTCAGTCTATGGGTATAACTTGGAAAAGCATATTGGCAGCAGAAATACTAGCTTTACCTGTTTTTGGAATAGGTACAAAACTTTATGAATCTCATTTATATTTAGACAGTGTAAGTCTATTTGCATACTGTCTTATTGCAATAATATTTAATGCTGTATTTGAAATCATTATAAGGATAAATCATGATAAATAA
- a CDS encoding calcium/sodium antiporter, producing MENMLLNIVFTAAGILLLYLGGTYIVDGSVMVANRLKIPSIVIGLTVVAMGTSMPELFVSLFGALRGESAIAVGNVIGSNIFNVVFVLGVSALFMTMTAGKKSYYVSMISMFIMYAALGIMLFNIKTKRLSGDKISIIEGAILIVLLCVYVYYLYTVISKDKDELAVFEKEVSSSSKTHSIFRAIFKIIVAILALAFGSDVFIKGVTGIFRNFLSEHIIGFIVVAVGTSIPELVTSVIAAIKKEADISIGNIVGSNIFNVGAVLGISSMASFKYGGIILSQSQDYLMDFSIMVFAGLLLLAFTVKGKSLGKVKGVIFLIIYIAYVSYLLKTTSV from the coding sequence ATGGAAAATATGTTATTAAATATTGTTTTCACGGCAGCAGGAATATTGCTTTTATATTTGGGCGGAACATATATTGTAGACGGCAGTGTTATGGTGGCTAATAGGCTTAAAATACCGTCTATAGTTATAGGGCTTACAGTTGTTGCTATGGGGACATCAATGCCGGAGCTTTTTGTGAGTCTATTCGGAGCTTTGAGGGGAGAGAGTGCTATTGCAGTAGGTAATGTTATAGGAAGCAATATATTCAATGTTGTATTTGTACTTGGAGTGTCTGCTTTATTTATGACTATGACTGCCGGTAAAAAGTCATATTATGTTTCTATGATATCTATGTTTATAATGTATGCTGCTTTAGGTATTATGCTTTTTAATATTAAAACTAAGAGATTAAGCGGTGATAAAATATCAATAATTGAAGGTGCTATACTTATAGTTTTATTATGCGTATATGTTTATTATTTATATACTGTAATATCCAAAGATAAAGACGAATTAGCAGTATTTGAAAAGGAAGTTTCATCATCTAGTAAAACGCATTCTATATTCAGAGCTATATTTAAAATAATAGTTGCTATATTGGCATTGGCATTTGGTTCTGATGTATTTATTAAAGGCGTTACAGGAATATTTAGAAATTTCTTAAGCGAGCATATAATAGGTTTTATAGTTGTTGCTGTAGGTACAAGTATACCTGAACTTGTTACAAGTGTAATAGCTGCTATCAAGAAAGAGGCTGACATATCTATAGGTAATATAGTAGGAAGTAATATATTTAATGTAGGAGCAGTTTTGGGTATATCCTCTATGGCCTCATTCAAATACGGCGGAATAATTTTAAGTCAGTCTCAAGATTATTTAATGGATTTTTCTATTATGGTATTTGCCGGATTATTATTATTAGCTTTTACTGTAAAAGGAAAGAGTTTGGGTAAAGTAAAAGGTGTTATATTTTTAATTATATATATTGCTTATGTTTCTTATCTTCTTAAAACTACATCTGTATAA